The genomic region ATCATCCCGAATCCGCGATCAAACCGGCCGTCATCGCGCGGCTCGGAGAAATCGGCGTCGCGGCCGACGACCTGCTGGACTTGCATGTCTTCCGTCGCGCACACGATGCTCGCAAGCGCGCGGACATCAAGCTCACGTACATCGTCGACGTCACGTTACGGGACGAACCGTCCGCGATGGCGCGACTGAAGGAGCGCCCGCACCCGCACTGCGGCTTGACGCCCGATATGGCGTATCACTTTGTCGCAAAGGCGCCCGAGTGCTCGACGATGCTTCGCCCTGTCGTCATCGGCATGGGGCCGTGCGGACTCTTCGCCGGGCTCATTCTGGCTCAAATGGGCTTCCGCCCGATCATTCTCGAGCGCGGAAAGGCCGTGCGCGAGCGCACGAAGGACACATGGGGACTGTGGCGGCGCAACGAACTCAATCCCGAATCGAACGTTCAATTCGGCGAAGGCGGTGCCGGCACGTTCTCCGATGGCAAGCTCTACAGCCAGATCAAAGACCCGAAGCATTACGGCCGCAAGGTGCTGGATGAATTCGTGAAGGCGGGCGCGCCTGAGGACATCCTTTATCTGAGCCGTCCGCACATCGGGACGTTTCGGCTGGTAAGCATGGTCGAGAAGATGCGCGCCAATATTCACCAGCTCGGCGGCGAAGTGCGATTCCAGCAACGCGTCGAAGATATCGACATCGAGGACGGAAAGGTCCGCGGTCTTCGTCTGTCCACCGGCGAAACCTTGGGTTGCGATCACATCGTGTTGGCAGTCGGCCACAGCGCGCGCGACACCTTCCAGATGCTGCACGACCGCGGCGTCTACATGGAAGCCAAGCCGTTTTCGCTCGGCTTTCGCATCGAGCATCCGCAGGGCGTGATCGACCGAAGCCGTTTCGGCAAGTTCGCGGGCCATGAGCGTCTCGGCGCAGCGGACTACAAAGTTGTCCATCACTGCAGCAACGGGCGCGCGGTGTACAGCTTCTGCATGTGTCCTGGCGGAACCGTCGTCGCGGCGACGTCCGAGCCAGGGCGCGTCGTCACGAACGGAATGAGCCAGTATTCGCGCGCGGAGCGGAATGCGAACGCGGGCATCGTCGTTGGAATTACGCCGGACGATTTTCCCGGTGGCCCGCTCGCCGGAATCGCCTTTCAGCGAAAGTGGGAAGAGCGCGCGTTCGAACTGGGCGGCGGCGACTACAGCGCGCCCGCGCAACTCGTCGGCGACTTCATTGCAGGCCGGCCGTCCACGTCGCTTGGTTCCGTCGTCCCGTCGTACAAGCCGGGCGTGAAGCCGACGGACCTCAGCACGGCGCTTCCCGACTACGTGATCGAAGCAATCCGGGAAGCGTTGCCGCAACTCGACAAAAAGCTCCCCGGTTTCGCGATGCACGATGCCGTCCTCACAGGCGTCGAAACGCGCACGTCGTCGCCATTGCGCGTGCGACGCAAGGACGACTATCAGAGCGTGAACGTAGAGGGCCTGTACCCGGCAGGCGAGGGCGCGGGCTATGCGGGCGGCATCTATTCCGCCGCGATCGATGGCATCGAAGTCGCCGAGGCCGTCGCGCTTCGGATGATGGCGGAGCATGCCGCGACGGTTTGAGGCATCGTCATTTCATCGTGCATTAACTGCCGGGGACTCCGCGAGCCCCCGGCCAGGGAGGTGTCAGAAATCTTGTGTGCCGAGGTCGGTTAAAAGATTTCAGCTGATGGCGTTGGTGAAGCGCTCGCCGAACAGAATGGCGAACTGATTGACTGCCTGCCGCCAGGTGATCGGCGGCATCTTCCAATCCTTTTCGATGTTGCGCAAAGCCAAGAACAAGAGCTTGCTGGCGGCTTCGTCGCTGGGAAAGTGGCCGCGATTCTTGACGATCTTGCGCAACTGCATGTGCATGCTCTCGATGGCGTTCGTCGTATAAATGATTTTTCGCACCTCGGGCGGATAGGCAAAGAACGGAATTACCTGTTCCCATTGGCGTTGCCACATCGCGGCTACGGTTGGAAATTTCTTGCCCCAGTCGCTTTGCGCAAAGGCCTCGAGCGCCGCGGCCGCAGCTTCTGCGCAAGCCGCCTGATAGATGGGCTTGAGCGCCGCCGCCAACGGCTTACGGTCCTTCCAACTCGCCAGATTCAGCGAATTGCGGATCAGATGCACGATGCAGGTTTGGATTTGGGCCGCCGGGTACACCGCCTCGATCGCCTCGGGAAAGCCGCGCAAGCCGTCGACCACCGCGATCAGAATATCGTGCAGGCCGCGGTTCTTCAACTCGTTGAAGACCTTCAGCCAGAACTTGGCGCCTTCAGTTTGCTCGATCCATAGGCCCAGCACTTCCTTGCGCCCGTCGGCCCGAATGCCCAGCGCGAGGTACACCGCCTTGTTCTTGACCGTGCCTTCGTCGCGAATCTTCAGCCGTAGCGCGTCGAAGTACACGATCGGGTACATCGGTTCAAGCGGGCGCTGCTGCCACTGCTCGACCTCGGTCAACACTTCGTCGGTGACCGTGGAAATTAGATCGGGCGATACCTGCAGCCCGTACAGTTCCAGCAAATGGCCCTGAATCTCGCGCACACTCATGCCGCGCGCGTACATGCTGATGACGTGGTCGTCGAAGCCCGGCAGCCGGCGCTGATATTTGCCCACCAATTGCGGCTCGAACGTGGCCTGCCGGTCACGAGGAATATCAAGCTTCAACTCGCCATTGGGCGTGATCACCGTCTTGGCGCTCGTGCCGTTACGGTGATTGCCGCTTGGGCCTTGCTCCGCTTCCGTTTCCAGGTGATGCGCGAGCTCCGCCGCCAGCATGCGCTCTGCCAATTGCTTCTTTAGTTGCCCGGCCAGCCCCGATTCGCCGAGGATCGACTCGGCATCCTTGTTCTGCACCTGCGCCAGCAGTCGATCGATCAGTTCATCAGGGAACAGCTTCGGCGCTTTCGGATTCTTGCTCTTCTTGGTCACTGTCGTTTCGGTCATAGGACGTAATTTCCGCTATCGTCTCATGACCTCGTCACACGAAAAATCTGACAGGCTCCCGGCCAGCCGTCATCACGTCACGACACCAACCTGCCAGGGCACGAATTCGCTCTGCCCGAGCATGCCGCGACGGTTTGAGGCACCGTCATTTCACCGTGCATTAACTGCCGGGGACTCCGCGAGCCCCCGGCCAGCCGTCATCACGTCACGACACCAACCTGCCAGGGCACGAATTCGCTCTGCCCATACCCGTGCTGCTCGCTTTTCGACGCCACGCCGGAAGCGCAGTCCAGCATCATCTGGAAGATCTCATCGCCGAGCTGCCCGATCGTCGCGCTGCCGTCGATCACGCCGCCGCAGTTGATGTCCATGTCGTCTTCCTGCCGCTCCCACAGCGCGGTATTCGTCGCGAGCTTGAGCGAAGGCGAGGGCGCGCAGCCGTAAGCGGAGCCGCGTCCGGTCGTGAAGCAGATCAGATTCGCGCCCGACGCCACTTGCCCGGTCGCGGACATCGGGTCGTAACCGGGTGAATCCATGAAGACGAAGCCTTTGGCGTCGATTCGCTGCGCGTACTCGTAGACCTCGACGAGGTTCGTCGTGCCGCCCTTCGCGACCGCGCCGAGCGACTTTTCGAGAATCGTCGTCAATCCGCCGACCTTGTTGCCCGCCGACGGATTGTTGTCCATCGCCGCGCCGTTGCGCGCGCAATAGGTCTCCCACCACTGGATGCGCGCGAGCAGCTTTTCGCCGACTTCGCGGCTCACCGCGCGCCGCGTCAGAAGATGCTCCGCGCCATACACTTCGGGCGTCTCAGAGAGGATCGCCGTGCCGCCATGGGCGACGAGCTTGTCGACGGCCGCGCCGAGCGCCGGATTCGCCGAAATGCCCGAATACCCGTCGGAGCCGCCGCACTGCAGCCCGACGATCAAATGCGACGCCGGCACCGGTTCGCGCTGCGCGCGGTTGGCGTCCGCGAGCATTTCCTTGACCATCCCGATGCCGCGCTCGATGGTTTTCCTCGTGCCGCCGCTATCCTGAATTGTGAAGCTGCGCAGCCGCTCGCCGTCCTTCAGTCCCGCCGATTCCAGCACGCCGCCAATCTGGTTCGTTTCGCAACCGAGACCGACGAACAGCACCGAATGGAAGTTCGGATGCACCGCGTAGCCCGCCAGCGTGCGCCGTAGAATGCCGAGTCCTTCACCTTGCATGTCGATGCCGCAGCCGAGTCCGTGCGTGAGCGCGATCACGCCATCGACGTTTGGATAATCCGCGAGCGCTTCCGGATGCACGTCGCGCCGGAAGTGATCTGCGATCGCGCGCGCGACCGTCGCAGAGCAATTCACGCTCGTCAGCACGCCGACGAAATTGCGCGTGGCGACGCGGCCGCCTGCGCCCGAGCCGTCGCGACGAATGCCCATGAACGTCGCGGGCGTGTCGACGAAAGGCGTCGCGTGCTTGTCGACGCCGAATTCGTGCTCGCGCGTGAAATCGGCCATCGACAGATTGTGGGTGTGCACATGCTGTCCGCGCGCAATCGCGTCTTTCGCCACGCCAATGATCTGGTTGTAGCGCTTCACGGGCTCGCCCGCGGCGATCGCGCGCGTCGCGATCTTGTGGCCCGGCGGAATCAGCCCGGCGACGACGAGATCCTCCGACGCGATGCGCGCGCCGGAAAGCAACTGACGCGTCGCAATCACGACGTCGTCATTGGGATGCAGCCGGATGACCGCATGGTCGGTGGATGTGGTGGACATGATGTTTTCTTAGATCGTGGAGGGTGCGTGTTCGTCGGCGAGGGCACGCTTGTCCGCCTGATCGAGCGGCTCGATCTTGCCGACAATCACAAGATAGCTGAACGCGCCGAGGAAGCAGAAGCCGCCCGCGACGCACAGCGGAATCACGAACGAACCCTTGGTGAGCGCGAGCATCACGCCGGTGAACGTGGTGATGACGATGCCCGCGAGGTTCGACGCAAAGTTCTGGATGCCGCCGATCGACGCGACGTGATCCGGCGTCGGCGCGACGTCGCTCGGAAGCGACCAGATGCTCGCGGCGGCGAACGCGAGGCTCGCATAGGCAATGCCGAAGAAGGCCAGCATCAGATAAATGTTGGACACGAACGCCGACAACGTGATGACCGACGACACCAGCATGCCGCCCACCATGCAGGTCTTGCGCGCGGCCGTGAGGCTCCAGCCGCGCTTGAAGAGCGCATCCGAAACGAAGCCGCCGAGCCAGCCGCCGGGAATCGACATCAGCGCGGGAATGGTGCCGAGCGTGCCGAGCGATTTCAGCGAGAAACCATGTGCCTGCACGAGATAGCTCGGGAACCAGGTGATGAAGAAATAGATCACGAAGTTGAGGCAGAAGAAGCCGAGCATCA from Caballeronia sp. Lep1P3 harbors:
- a CDS encoding NAD(P)/FAD-dependent oxidoreductase; protein product: MLRLSEIKLPLDHPESAIKPAVIARLGEIGVAADDLLDLHVFRRAHDARKRADIKLTYIVDVTLRDEPSAMARLKERPHPHCGLTPDMAYHFVAKAPECSTMLRPVVIGMGPCGLFAGLILAQMGFRPIILERGKAVRERTKDTWGLWRRNELNPESNVQFGEGGAGTFSDGKLYSQIKDPKHYGRKVLDEFVKAGAPEDILYLSRPHIGTFRLVSMVEKMRANIHQLGGEVRFQQRVEDIDIEDGKVRGLRLSTGETLGCDHIVLAVGHSARDTFQMLHDRGVYMEAKPFSLGFRIEHPQGVIDRSRFGKFAGHERLGAADYKVVHHCSNGRAVYSFCMCPGGTVVAATSEPGRVVTNGMSQYSRAERNANAGIVVGITPDDFPGGPLAGIAFQRKWEERAFELGGGDYSAPAQLVGDFIAGRPSTSLGSVVPSYKPGVKPTDLSTALPDYVIEAIREALPQLDKKLPGFAMHDAVLTGVETRTSSPLRVRRKDDYQSVNVEGLYPAGEGAGYAGGIYSAAIDGIEVAEAVALRMMAEHAATV
- a CDS encoding IS256 family transposase, translating into MTETTVTKKSKNPKAPKLFPDELIDRLLAQVQNKDAESILGESGLAGQLKKQLAERMLAAELAHHLETEAEQGPSGNHRNGTSAKTVITPNGELKLDIPRDRQATFEPQLVGKYQRRLPGFDDHVISMYARGMSVREIQGHLLELYGLQVSPDLISTVTDEVLTEVEQWQQRPLEPMYPIVYFDALRLKIRDEGTVKNKAVYLALGIRADGRKEVLGLWIEQTEGAKFWLKVFNELKNRGLHDILIAVVDGLRGFPEAIEAVYPAAQIQTCIVHLIRNSLNLASWKDRKPLAAALKPIYQAACAEAAAAALEAFAQSDWGKKFPTVAAMWQRQWEQVIPFFAYPPEVRKIIYTTNAIESMHMQLRKIVKNRGHFPSDEAASKLLFLALRNIEKDWKMPPITWRQAVNQFAILFGERFTNAIS
- a CDS encoding UxaA family hydrolase; the protein is MSTTSTDHAVIRLHPNDDVVIATRQLLSGARIASEDLVVAGLIPPGHKIATRAIAAGEPVKRYNQIIGVAKDAIARGQHVHTHNLSMADFTREHEFGVDKHATPFVDTPATFMGIRRDGSGAGGRVATRNFVGVLTSVNCSATVARAIADHFRRDVHPEALADYPNVDGVIALTHGLGCGIDMQGEGLGILRRTLAGYAVHPNFHSVLFVGLGCETNQIGGVLESAGLKDGERLRSFTIQDSGGTRKTIERGIGMVKEMLADANRAQREPVPASHLIVGLQCGGSDGYSGISANPALGAAVDKLVAHGGTAILSETPEVYGAEHLLTRRAVSREVGEKLLARIQWWETYCARNGAAMDNNPSAGNKVGGLTTILEKSLGAVAKGGTTNLVEVYEYAQRIDAKGFVFMDSPGYDPMSATGQVASGANLICFTTGRGSAYGCAPSPSLKLATNTALWERQEDDMDINCGGVIDGSATIGQLGDEIFQMMLDCASGVASKSEQHGYGQSEFVPWQVGVVT